In the genome of Anabrus simplex isolate iqAnaSimp1 chromosome 2, ASM4041472v1, whole genome shotgun sequence, the window TTCTCAACAGTCACACCCTCATGCCTCAAGCTAACAATCAATGGGTCACCTTCTTGCAAAACATTAAGCTCGAAAGTCTTGCTGCCATCTCCTGTTAATTGAACAAATTCTTCCTCCGCTGCTGAGGGCCATTTTGACAATCCTTTTGGAGGAAGAAGGGAACAGTGTTTAGCTAAAGGAGGAATTTGTGACAATTCAGTTGGAAGTGAACGCAAGCTGGTTGTAGTGGTAGAGTTCCCAAAGTCAATGTAAAGAACTTCTGTCCCCTCGTCTCTACAAGAAAGAATCTTTGCTCTATACCACTGCTCATCTTCAGGGAATAAAGCAGCACATATTCCATCTACAGAAGCTTCTGGAAGAGGATCAAAGTTATCTACAAAGGACAATTTATCAGTTATCTCATCCAACTGACATGATGTACTACGATCCTGAATCCAGAAATCAGCTGTTGAATTGACATGGCTAACAAACACCCCTGAACTGACTTCAGATGACTTATATAGTTCAGTACACATTGATTCTTTCAGCAAGTTATCATTGGACTGAAAGCTCTCTTCCACACATGAAGTATTCATATTAAAATATTGTAACTTGTCTTTCTTATCACAGGTTAGTTTTTCAGTAAACTGCTCATTATTTTCTTTAGTATCTGCACAGATTTCAAATTGTTCACTAAAGGATACTGTCTTAATGaaatttctgccctcttcattagTATGATGTGCAACACAATCAGTTGCCATTTTAATGTCTGTATGATAGCTGCCAACTGTCACCTCATTGGAATTATCATTTACACTACATTTTTGCAGCAGTAAATCCTCAACTTTCAATTCATCCTGGCCCAAGCTAACAATCAATGGGTCACCTTCTTGCAAAACTTTAAGCTCGAAAATCTTGCTGCCATCTCCTATTAATTGAACAAATTCTTCCTCCGCTGCAGAGGGCCATTTTGACAATCCTTTCGGAGGAAGAAGGGAACAGTGTTTAGCTAAAGGAGGAATTTGTGACAATTCAGTTGGAAGTGAACGCAAGCTGGTTGTAGTGGTAGAGTTCCCAAAGTCAATGTAAAGAACTTCTGTCCCCTCGTCTCTACAAGAAAGAATCTTTGCTCTATACCACTGCTCATCTTCAGGAAACAAAGCAGCACATATTCCATCTACAGAAGCTTCTGGAAGAGGATCAAAGTTATCTACAAAGGACAATTTATCAGTTATCTCATCCAACTGACATGATGTACTACGATCCTGAATCCAGAAATCAGCTGTTGAATTGACATGGCTAACAAACACCCCTGAACTGACTTCAGATGAATTATTTAGTTCAGTACACATTGATTCTTTCAGCAAGTTATCATTGGATTGAAAGCTCTCTTCCACACATGATGTATTCGTATTAAAATACTGTAACTTGTCTTTCTTATCACAGGTTAGTTTTTCAGTAAACTGCTCATTATTTTCTTTAGCATCTGCACAGATTTCAAATTGTTCACTAAAGGATACTGTCTTAATGaaatttctgccctcttcattagGATGATGTGCAACACAATCAGTTGCCATTTTAATGTCTGTATGAGAGCTGGTAACAGACACCTCATTAGAATTATCATTTACACTACATTTTTGCAGCAGTAAATCCTCAACTTTCAATTCATCCTGGCCCAAGCTAACAATCAATGGGTCACCTTCTTGCAAAACATTAAGCTCAAAAGTCTTGCTGCCATCTCCTATTAATTGAACAAATTCTTCCTCCGCCGCTGAGGGCCATTTTGACAATCCTTTTGGAGGAAGAAGGGAACAGTGTTTAGCTAAAGGAGGAATTTGTGACAATTCAGTTGGAAGTGAATGCAAGCTGGTTGTAGAGGTAGAGTTCCCAAAGTCAATGTAAAGAACTTCTGTCCCCTCGTCTCTACAAGAAAGAATCTTTGCTCTATACCACTGCTCATCTTCAGGGAACAAAGCAGCACATATTCCATCTACGAAAGCTTCTGAAAGAGGTTCAAAGTTATCTGCAAAGGCAAGTTTATCAGTTATCTCATCCAGTTGCCATGATGTACTATTATACTGAACCCAGAAATCAGCTGCTGAATTGACATGACTAATAAAAACGGCTGAATCATCTGCAGGTAACTCGTTTAATTGATCGTACATTCCCTGAGATACTTTAAATGTCAAGGACTCCTGGTTGATCTCTTTCCCATTTAGAAAAAGTGACACAATCAGAGGCTCTCCTATCACTTTTATTTCCATGAGAAACACAGTTTTGCCTCCTCCACTCATTTCTGCCAATTTTTCTTTTGCATAATCAGGCCATGCTTCAAGGCCTTCTGGTAATGTCAATGAGCATTCTTCAGCAAGGGGTGGGATTTTACACATATCTTCTGGCAATGCACGTATGCTATTCACAACTTCTGTATTCCCGTAGTCTATATATTGGACTTCATAAGGAACCTCATTTTCACTAATGTTTAAAATTTTTGCTCGAAaccatttttctttcttcagagaGAATGCAACACAAGGCATATTCCTAGAAGGGTAATCAATGGACATGAAGTCTTTGGCTTCTAACAGACGGTATGAAATTCCATGAATGTAGGGCACATATTTCTTTTGCTGAATCCAAAATTTTGCTGGTGAATCACTGAAAGGAATAACAATTTCGGTTTTGTCACTTGTACATAGTGTAATCTGTGATGAAGATATTTTTCCAGTAACAACCGAGAGCTCAATAGGAACAGCCAAATTAGCATCTATGAGTTTCTGAGTAAGATTTAAACTTTCCCCGGTGTCCACTATCCATTTATTCGAAGCTGTTCTTTCAAGAGAAATATCAAATTCTTTCTCACCTGTAATACTAGTAAGCAACTTGCTGCATTCTGCCTCATCTTCACCAAGAACGGCAAGAGAAGTACAGAATGCTAGGGAATGTGGAGTGAAGAATGAACAATCTAATACCCTGATATTTTCTTCAGGTATAATTTCTGTATTTCCATAGTCAATAAAGCAGACTGAAATGCCTTCAGCTGTTCTAGTTTCTATGCATGCCCTATACCAGCCACTGTCAATTACTGATTTAGCAGCACACATTTTACCCTCTTCTACCATGGTAAGTGTCTCTCCAAGACCTTCTGTTTCATAAAATGCATACAtatcttgaagaagttttgttATAAGATCTCCATCATTCACTCTTTGCATCCAAATTCTGTATGGACCACTGATGTGAGCTATCCAGACTCGAACACAACTTCTCAATACAGGATAGGGACACAAAGGATTAACTTCCAAGGTATGTGAGTTGTCAACGGACTTCAACAATTCCAAGCGCTGTCCTTCAATGTCAAACAGCAGTACGGATAACCTGAAACAAATTAAGGAAGCATTTATGTAGAGTTTGATGTCAGTATAATTTCCAGACAATTTTTGAATGCCTAAAActattgcatgaaataaatttcatgattAAAGGCCCGTGTTGACAGTGCTTaagtatattttcaaatatttgagaaaaatttcACCTTTTTAACACTACTAAGATCAAAGGATTTTTCCCACTGTCCAACACTTATTTTATTCTTATAGTTTTATGCATATACAAACATGTGTCTGCTTATATTCTATTTGTTTAGCTAGAATTTAAGCCGACACATTTGTACATGCATAAAAACTAACTATATGAATAAAATAAGTATTGGATGCTGGGAAAAATCCTTTGACCTTAGTTGTTAAAGCCAATACgggataaacatgagatttataagttgttttCAATACTATAAATTATGTATTTGAGTGTTAAAATGCAATTAAAATATAATGGAATATGTTTCATCCCTTCCTCTAGGACATCATTAGTCACTTATTAAATAAGCAGcattccaaaaacacaaaaatatacaCTAAGTTAAAATGATATGATACAATGTGATGCTCTGTCTAATTACAACTATATCACAATAATAGTGGAATataagaaatttagaagaagagcagtatggatctCAACAGGGCAGGTCAAcaatagaccctatatttaccattagatcactgatggaaaaacagtgggaatatggaaaataACTGGTGATAGTATTCTTGATCTACTGAAAAAGCATACAATAGTGTTAATTTGGAAAAagtgtgggaaaccctggaaagaaaaggatatgGAAAGCAATcgagggaactagtgaaagcaatgtataaaaaaCTATCCCAGCTGTGTTCCAGACCCCAGACAGATTGGTCTAGAagccaaactggactaagacagggaagtgtattgtctccacttatatttataatggttatggatgaaattccaaaggaaacaaaggcaacatATAGAGGGGagatgaaaatattgttgtttgcagatgacatagtgatctggggagtcaacaatacagaagtgcaaatcaaACTAGAGGCTTTAGATGACAAtactgagaaatatggtatgaaaatcagtttGGAGAACatcaaaacagtggtgatgacaagatgAGAAATAGAAGGATAAGGGATCACTAGTattaggggacaaaaccttgaggttgttgaatgtttcaaatatttgagaagtgaaataatgcaagatgcaagaatgtacagaagttcctatgaaaatgaaaagagataatgtacaacatatactatacccctatattaatgtaTTCATCAGAGACTGGGGCAATGACAGAGAGAAAAGAGAGaaaaaattcaggccagtgagatgaagttcctgatgtgtgtgtgtgtgtgcgtgagagagatgttgaggtcagaaaagagagaGGGGTAGAAAAACtcagtgataggatggagaagaataaattgagatggtttgggacatattatgaggatggaggagggaaggataccaaaacaagtgttggaggctaagatagagggaAAAAGGGTacgagggaggcccagagcaagatggatagactctgtcaagaacagtgtaAGAAAAAGAAGAGTGGACTGGAatattactgaagaggagtggtggaaggagaggcaatgatggagaagtaccatcaacaccccaACCTGGCTGGAGCTGgacaatgggatatgaaaaggATGATGATGAATAGCAGAGTATCTTTTATTAAAAGTCTTTGGAAACAAGGTCTTGATGAATGATAAACAGTCAAATGAGCCCATGTAGGGCAATAATATTAACACAATTTACAATTGTAGCACAATAGTTGACAAAAATCTGTGTCCTTAATAATATAGGTATACTTGTTGACAATATGGCAGAATGTTCTAAAATGAACAGTAAATCCCATTTTTTATGGCTGGTTTTCATAAAAATATCTCATTGGAGGATAGTCCTTACAAGCTATAGTTACAGTGGGGGACATACGTACTCGTACAGCCTGATATGACATGAAATTACTACTTATCTTACGTGCATAGGTCAGATCACTAAAACATAAATGTAGATGCTTCATCACTAAACATCGTAAATGACACAACGTGAATAAACGGAAAAGGTTTATATATAATAAGAAATACATCATTAGTCTGGATTAACCCAGTGACATATGTATTCATACACCTGGATTGTCTTTCAACTGTACAGGCAGTAGATCCATCCCCCTCCCTACTCAGTGCCCAGCAGTTGTTGATTAGACGTCAATGAGCAGTGCACAGCACCAGTACAGAGTACAAGCTGGTACCGCTATCTGAATGGGGCGCAAGACCAAGGAAACTACGTTGCTGAGAGAGAGATCATGGTACGGTttcataataaaaataaatcatattctgaaatcgCAAATGTATGTAGAAGCCATGCTACTGTCCAAAGTGTCATACAGTGATTAAAAAGAAACAGAACCCTTGCAAGCAGCAAATGATCAGGCCGACCATACAAGTGACAACTTGAGAAAGGAGCATGGTAGTGAAAGAAGTCATGAAGAATCTGAAGATAATTTTGATGGAAATAAAAGCCCATGTAGAAGAATATTATGGTAAACAAGTCACAAGTAGAACTATCAGAAGAATCCTTCACTGTGCGGAGTATCAAGCTTGGGTCCCAGAAAGTAACCCAACATTAGTACGAGAAATCTCAAGTAGCCAGATTGCAGATTGCCAATGAGTATGTAGGAAATTATAATGGATTCTGGGACTGTTTTATTTAAtgatgaaagtaaatttaatatatttcacaATGATGTACGAGTGTTAGTCTGGAGAAAGCCTACAACTGAGCTGGACATCAAAAATATCCACGCTACTGTAAAGTATGGAGGAGGTGGGGTAATGGTATGGGGCTGAATGGCAGATTCAAGGGTAGGTGAACTCGTTTTCATTGATAGAATTAGGGACAGATTTGATTAACTGAATATACTGAAGGAAAATTTACAGAAGAATGCCAACAAACTTGACATTGGGGACAATTTTTATTGCCAGCAATATAATTAACCCCAAACAACCTGCAGAAATTGTCCATATCTGGCTGCTCTATCATATACCACATGCCCCGAAAACCCCAGTTCAGTCTCCAGACCTTAATCCAATCAATTATTTGAGGAACAAGTTTGggaaaaaagtaaagaaacatgagcAGCAAACAAAGGTTTGCTGTTgctacaaaaatggaatgcaatttgTTTCAAAATAACAAGGAAGTTGGTATATTCCATGCAAAACACCTTACACAAGTCATCCATAACAAAGGAATGCATACCAAGTATTAAGAAATAATTTGGTGGAGGTGTGGGTTATAAAGACAACATACTTTTGTTCTTGTATGAATACTCATGTCCTATGTAAAAATAATCTTccaaggagttgaatttttttatttagCAAGGAGTAATTTTGTGTTGATTTTCTGTATGCGTATGTTTAAGTCGACGAGTTACTAAACAGATGTTAATTACTTAATTACGATCTCTTGTATAAAACCCAACTGTATGAATAATTATGTCCCGCATTGTATATGACTGAACATTTTCAAAAGATACAGCAGAATGCTCCCAGGAAATGATATACTGTGTAATTGCTATGAGTGGAACCAGGGGGACTCCTCTCAAAATAATTCGTTGAAGAAGATTCTTGAAAAACTGAAAAATCTTCAAGTGTGGTGGTAAAAGATATTTATGCAGATTATTGATGCATATAGAAAAAGGagcctaaaaagaaaagaaaaaggggaggATTAGGCCAATTGCCaaaagaaaaataaagtaatgttaaatACGATGTATTTAAGAACTTACTTCCCCTCAGGACTCTCTTGAAGGCCAGTGTGATGGCAGGTGTTTTGAGAGACAGAGAGATtttttgtgatatttcctacttttaaagacatcattcaaacttattcatctactaatgttattccatgtcatctctgcactgacagcttggaacataccacctagttgagctgttcgtctcctatctcccaagtcttctcagcccaaactttgcaacatttttgtaacactactcttttgccggaaatcacccagaacaaatcgagctgcttttctttggactttttcggttcttgaatcaactaatcctggtgagggtcccatacactgaaacaaaatactcttaccagagacttatatgccctctcctttacatccatactacaacccctaaataccctcataaccatgtgcagagatctgtactgtgtggaaactggaactgtacaatgatgatgatgatgactgtgtgGTTTATGAAATAAAGCAGAATTTGTATTGGTAGTTTTAAATGCTATATTGCAATTTTTTCTTTTGGTATCAGTCACTGAGAGAAACATTTTTGCAATTATGTCAAAAAGAGTTTATCTGTTATTTCATTGAGATTGCCAATTTCTCGGATCAATGTGGATGTTTTCGTATATATTCAAGAGAGTGCCTTTATTAATCACGTGTACAATAAACATACCTTGATCTATTGATGAAATACAGTAGAAAGATTACAATTTGACATATGGATACTCACAACTGAGTATTTATTGTGTTCTTAGCATTAATGTGTTCTAGGTAATGTGTGGTGAAACTTCTTCCTATCTGACCAGTATGTGCAAACTGCAATGTGTGCATTTAACTTGAGGACTCTGGAGCTGAACGATTGTGTTATTATTACTAATACTGTGTGGAAACTGCAACTGtacaatggtgatgatgatgatgatgactgtgtgGTTTATGAAATAAAGCAGAATTTGTATTGGTAGTTTTAAATGCTATATTGCAATTTTTTCTTTTGGATAAGTTAGTGATTTGAAAATTGTTTCCATATTATATGtaacataatacatacatacatacatacatacatacatacatacatacatacatacatacatacatacatacatacatacatacatacatacaatcataCATACTGTTATgtcttttagcattcagtctgcaagcctttgtgaaattactaaacaccaccacaatcctctatttgtaactagttctgtggcctcatttagttctatacctcctatctttaaataattagaaactgagtctaatcactgtagtcttggtctccctctactcctcttacactccataattgagtccattattttcctaggtaacctatcctcctccattcgcatcacatgaccccaccaccaaagctggtttatgcatacagcttcatccttcaagttcattcctaatttagcccttatctcctctttccgagtaTACTCCTGCCTTTATTCCAACCTGATTGTTGTTTTCTAtcattttcttaagtgattgcaaagaaattggatatttattgaacatctccattagtAAGTTAtaccaacccctaactccccttcctataaacaaatatttgccccaatttgtcctcttgaactccaactttatcttcatattgtgatatttcctacttttaaagacaccattcaaacttattcatctactaatgtcattccatgccatctctccactgacagctcggaaaataccacttagttgagctgctcgtctcctatctcccaagtcttcccagcccaaattttgcaacatttttgtaacactactcttttgtcggaaatcacccagaacaaatcgagctgcttttctttggattttttccggttcttgaatcacgtaatcctggtgagggtcccatacactggaaccatattctagttggggtcttaccagagacttatataccctctcctctacatccttactacaacccctaaatatcctcataaccatgtgcagagatctgtaccctttatttacaatccctttgtGTGATTACCcaattgaagatctttccttatattcattCCCCAAAAGGAACTATCAACACAGAGGattttacctatttgtgaaactcacaacctgacttaatgctgtttatcatcataccattcattgcctactgcccatcagAGTCAAATTTGGCACCTCTCTGTACCATTTGTTTCTGCTCTGAAGATTTAGAAGGGAGACTAGAGAGATTTACTAACATGTTGAAAATCATCTTGTTTACAGCAAAAGCCATGCTAAACATCAGCATACTCTTCCCTATCTTCAATGCCCTCATACCTTTATTGATCCTGTACCCATCTATGGTCATCATGTCATCATCTTGAAACTGCTCTTCTTgcatgtggacatgattttaagattgcaCTGTTGACATAATTCAATGAGTCTTGAActgtttttgttggtaaatttgagCACTGAGTAGAGTCTAAtggttttcctgtgttccttttctcggccgatttgtgcattgaaattgCCTAAGATaattttgacgtcatcctttggaatttttaaCATTACCTTTTCAAGTATGTTCCAAAATTGTCCACGTTTTTGGGAGTTctttttgttgtctatatttgtaggggcgtgtgcatttattaatgcatattttttattggcacactgaatccaatattattattatttattattattattttattgttgtattAAGGTAGGAATATTTAAAGTTGGAAGGTCTCAATGTTAGAtattagtaatttgttttgtacaggcAGTTGGGAAACTAACAGCTATTTCCAGGTTTGGGAAAACATCCAAGGGAAACTTTAGTGAGTAATGTGGAGAGTCCAGCCTGATATATGCATATCCACAAGTCAAACTTCGGAGGTGGTAGGGAGATAGCCACATGTTACCATGGCATGGGATATCTCTTGCTCAAGATTGGACAGACAGGTGCTGGCAGGAGCTCAGAGATATTGTGAAGGAGTGGGGAGGAAGAAGTCTACATTGGTAGAACGTGATCCAGCAACCATTACTACATGTCACAAACAATTTATGGAGGAGTTTACTGTGAATATTATCTACCATGTCTTTTGGCTGTGAACATTAATGAGTGTACGTTTGATTATGGACaatgtaatttttttaatgttacaattatgtCCCAGCGTGGGGCAATtaatcatttcatttattttatttattcatattttgtgttatttacattataataagCACCCAACAGCAGGGCAGATATTTTAATTTATAACAATTCACTATTCATAACCTAGTCACAAAGTGGGATAAAATGGTTACCTTCATGCCTGGCTACCTTTGTTCCCATGAATTAATCTAATGCTAATTTCTAGAGTAGGCTGAGTGAATATACgtctctccagaaatggaaatcttgtttctaaatttctgTTCTCACAAGTAGTCAAACCCACATCATTCTGTTTAAAATGAGCTAGATAAGCCTTTATCACTTTGGACAGGCAGCTTCTACAAATTCATATTTTGTAACAATTTAAATACTGGTAATCTAttgttaattttaatgttataatatATTATGATAAAAAGACCATCAGGTTTGTAAGGGCAAGACTCCAAATCTTTGTAatataaagaaaaagaaagatgtCCCAAAACATAAATAGGTTATAGGTCTAGATTTTCTCTGTAGCGATTATACAAAGAATCAATGGAAAACCACACCAAGTATGATGCAACTTTATGGATTTCAAGTCTTCTAGCAGAATGTGGATTGTGGAGGTAGGTATTCCCCAACATGCCTATTTTACCTTCTGAAAAGAAAGAGTGAAATGCATGTAAAAAAAGCCACAGTATGAACTGTTTATAAATCACTGGATTCCTACACTAGATTGAAAATGTAACAATGAAACAAGAACTGGAGATGGGGTGATAAGAAATGTTATTTTACTTTGGAAACATGAAACAACAAGATAAGTTGTAGTATTTAAAACAGAAATTACCTTTCATTCAGAACTTCATCTACCACCATAATAACATCCTGGTCTTCCACTTCCATTTTAAAATGTTCTTCCAGATCTACAGAAATACTGCTTTCAGCTGAACCACTTACGCAGCACTTGGTTGCTTGAAATGGTAAAGATGCCAAACAAGGAGGCAGTATCCAtacctaaaaataaaagaacatcccTTTAAAAATAAGCGGAACTGTTTCTCAGTTTCAAGAAAGGACTGTAGTGGGTAATGTCAAATTACCAGATGTTAACTAGGAagataatgcgaatgacagaaagcatgaccaacaaatggtaaataagttaatctgggaaggacagctgaatcacaaagtgatggaactattgagggaagaatattctagatgtaatgctgataaaaccaggcgagctttacagagaaactgaagtgatgttATAAGGGATCAATAAGCTGTTTTAGTCATACCATAGTGTACAGAAAAGAAAGTGTGATCACTTCTCTGGTGCTCATACACTTGCCATTGTCTGTAGCAGGCAC includes:
- the LOC136864642 gene encoding maternal protein tudor isoform X2 codes for the protein MWNPDILKEKDKNYGHRDKEKEKRWGGRDVPKRERGRYEKKWAGSEERVVIPRKFTRQHDGEDRKWSGGDRKHGAREERFDGGRKWSSREGRKGGDKGWTSNHGERHGSGKWTGESYKSDSRTGLSNEQRPMNFKKKPSHSIENSRRDEAKTSLKGSGLRRSQESVCAEEELKKFREAIIPLRSMARVELVYAANPSDFVVQISDNSTQLSDMMAKIAAGYENEEVPALPASSLKVGTPCIARYAEDNTWYRAVVEDVAESILVCFVDYGNKDFVAPADVRKISPDLLSVPILGVRCSLIGAQAQFDEWTSDEISHFMDLTDGKPLMAHFIRLERNRAEVILRGLEDSHNEEVSINQKFGADSIDDLSLLASSESPLLASATDHFLDLALYPEMSEKIEVTWFINPEQFFCQIKTSNTLAAFKDMMNSIQISNVGKAPLNHPVSIGTPVLAKFPLDGVLYRAEVKNVCGQSCCVVQYVDYGNCETVSFENLWAIDLKFMNIPRQAVLCSLIGVKPVDSVWPSKCADYEKFFGADELDCVFHGSTVEDKNSVSLYKDGVSIATELVACGLAVKMDSSTDHLIETEPVNLSLLKDQQLAAHVTFIRSISEFYVQLEPECVAQLQAKLLQVEDKQPLHIEDVENFNDLCLVTPDGTQWYRGKLVKSLESSGFLVDFVDYGSQCTINQCNVWILPPCLASLPFQATKCCVSGSAESSISVDLEEHFKMEVEDQDVIMVVDEVLNERLSVLLFDIEGQRLELLKSVDNSHTLEVNPLCPYPVLRSCVRVWIAHISGPYRIWMQRVNDGDLITKLLQDMYAFYETEGLGETLTMVEEGKMCAAKSVIDSGWYRACIETRTAEGISVCFIDYGNTEIIPEENIRVLDCSFFTPHSLAFCTSLAVLGEDEAECSKLLTSITGEKEFDISLERTASNKWIVDTGESLNLTQKLIDANLAVPIELSVVTGKISSSQITLCTSDKTEIVIPFSDSPAKFWIQQKKYVPYIHGISYRLLEAKDFMSIDYPSRNMPCVAFSLKKEKWFRAKILNISENEVPYEVQYIDYGNTEVVNSIRALPEDMCKIPPLAEECSLTLPEGLEAWPDYAKEKLAEMSGGGKTVFLMEIKVIGEPLIVSLFLNGKEINQESLTFKVSQGMYDQLNELPADDSAVFISHVNSAADFWVQYNSTSWQLDEITDKLAFADNFEPLSEAFVDGICAALFPEDEQWYRAKILSCRDEGTEVLYIDFGNSTSTTSLHSLPTELSQIPPLAKHCSLLPPKGLSKWPSAAEEEFVQLIGDGSKTFELNVLQEGDPLIVSLGQDELKVEDLLLQKCSVNDNSNEVSVTSSHTDIKMATDCVAHHPNEEGRNFIKTVSFSEQFEICADAKENNEQFTEKLTCDKKDKLQYFNTNTSCVEESFQSNDNLLKESMCTELNNSSEVSSGVFVSHVNSTADFWIQDRSTSCQLDEITDKLSFVDNFDPLPEASVDGICAALFPEDEQWYRAKILSCRDEGTEVLYIDFGNSTTTTSLRSLPTELSQIPPLAKHCSLLPPKGLSKWPSAAEEEFVQLIGDGSKIFELKVLQEGDPLIVSLGQDELKVEDLLLQKCSVNDNSNEVTVGSYHTDIKMATDCVAHHTNEEGRNFIKTVSFSEQFEICADTKENNEQFTEKLTCDKKDKLQYFNMNTSCVEESFQSNDNLLKESMCTELYKSSEVSSGVFVSHVNSTADFWIQDRSTSCQLDEITDKLSFVDNFDPLPEASVDGICAALFPEDEQWYRAKILSCRDEGTEVLYIDFGNSTTTTSLRSLPTELSQIPPLAKHCSLLPPKGLSKWPSAAEEEFVQLTGDGSKTFELNVLQEGDPLIVSLRHEGVTVEKLLLQKCRIEVDRNASCHAENDTVTYGDSRPSNDENYATNEMVVSGEEVENYPNTIKVAVNSVGKLNGGCESLLGSSEIVSALTLNVEDNFKPNGDLPEESGPGNTNTNTIEVPAISRMIPTTSSYIYSSENPISKDESTFEAAVFPETSTGHHIDQLCGIQENTTSEQCDSDKSSDVVPEKTDKLTFKDQESITGFKTSMNAPVSTSPSKEADFVENLQISPDIENAQICNSHSKADLIESNVESDPLKDRECDLSIVVCTNLDPDKISTEFNSNLKEKTEELEGPPEDADIVSISKEGESLISTEREIMIQVPTFKLEHSEKLVKDLYVELKTPMSDCQTAKTSIAVNGSVVTAAELPTSSSCDQGSSGD